Proteins from one Coffea arabica cultivar ET-39 chromosome 8c, Coffea Arabica ET-39 HiFi, whole genome shotgun sequence genomic window:
- the LOC113706124 gene encoding putative UPF0481 protein At3g02645, translating to MEHSYSSGTVPLSSSARDWVDRVSNIFRREFAIDIDHLPPVSVFEVPKILKLQKPEAYTPHLIAMGPYHHLHSELYHMERHKLAAIKEISTPDQLSNFQHVVINRLKEMDPSIRACYNKFMDYDQDTLAWIVAIDGCFFLHILHSYLVQDENTDRRLLDNTIVTRDIVMLENQIPFVLLKKIRKSLQVSPNSNGQEEGDDIELILMLFQLCEAQSPVKFSSDKTNQDRYRRPLHLLDMMYHLIVNVPGSVVSGSLGNGLIQAIPTYTEFRNSLTSSSSSSSTDGENPGVFRNNNLEAILELVETFGNKRTQDLLRPVKLVSSIPWSTISGLFRKGNVGTKEQNSEDDEIEIPSVSHLWRYAKVQCKPFIGSIKEIKFVEEEAALYLPVMNLNASSEVIMRNLVAYEAAMSKPTLEFARYVNLMNGIIDTAEDVKLLKQNGVIKGGLTDDEIADQFNGMKRCYAGSDHKSNIEVAVEKVNKFYGKKLLVRTVRRLNRSLFASWKHLALVSTVVLLVVLSLQTFCEFYQCSKIWNFHQEPS from the coding sequence ATGGAACATTCATATTCATCAGGCACAGTTCCCTTAAGCTCTAGCGCCAGGGACTGGGTTGATCGAGTCAGCAACATCTTCCGCAGAGAATTTGCTATCGACATCGACCATCTCCCTCCCGTTTCTGTTTTTGAAGTCCCCAAAATACTGAAACTTCAAAAACCCGAAGCTTATACTCCTCATCTCATAGCCATGGGGCCTTACCATCATTTACACTCCGAGCTCTATCACATGGAGAGGCACAAGCTCGCCGCCATCAAAGAGATCTCAACCCCAGATCAGCTTTCCAATTTCCAACATGTCGTGATCAACAGGTTGAAGGAGATGGATCCCTCTATCCGGGCTTGTTACAATAAGTTCATGGACTATGATCAAGATACGTTGGCGTGGATCGTAGCAATAGACGGTTGTTTCTTTCTCCACATCTTGCATTCTTATCTTGTGCAAGATGAGAACACGGACAGGAGATTGTTGGACAACACTATTGTCACGAGAGATATCGTGATGCTTGAGAATCAAATCCCATTTGTTCTGTTGAAAAAGATTCGCAAGTCTCTCCAAGTCTCTCCTAACTCTAATGGTCAGGAGGAAGGAGATGATATTGAGCTGATCTTGATGTTATTTCAATTGTGTGAAGCACAATCTCCTGTTAAGTTCTCAAGTGATAAGACCAACCAAGACCGTTACCGTAGACCTCTGCATTTGTTAGATATGATGTATCATCTGATTGTTAATGTCCCAGGTTCTGTCGTGTCTGGATCCTTAGGAAATGGTCTCATTCAAGCCATACCAACTTATACAGAATTCAGGAACTCATTGACCTCTTCATCCTCGTCCTCCTCGACAGATGGGGAGAATCCAGGCGTGTTTCGCAATAATAATTTGGAAGCAATCTTGGAATTGGTGGAGACCTTTGGTAACAAGCGTACCCAGGACCTTCTTCGGCCTGTTAAGCTTGTCTCAAGTATTCCGTGGTCAACTATTTCGGGACTGTTCAGAAAAGGCAACGTAGGTACTAAAGAGCAAAATTCAGAAGATGATGAAATCGAAATTCCGTCGGTATCTCATCTCTGGCGCTATGCTAAAGTCCAATGCAAACCCTTCATTGGGAGCATTAAAGAGATCAAGTTCGTGGAAGAGGAAGCCGCTTTGTATCTTCCTGTAATGAATTTGAACGCGAGCTCAGAAGTGATAATGAGGAATCTGGTGGCCTACGAGGCTGCTATGTCTAAGCCAACCCTTGAATTTGCTCGATACGTCAACCTCATGAATGGGATTATAGACACTGCAGAAGACGTGAAGCTGCTGAAGCAAAATGGGGTGATCAAGGGGGGTCTCACGGATGATGAAATTGCTGATCAATTCAACGGTATGAAGAGATGTTATGCTGGCTCAGATCACAAGTCCAACATCGAAGTTGCCGTTGAGAAAGTTAACAAATTCTATGGCAAGAAGCTTTTGGTCAGGACGGTTAGACGGTTAAATAGGAGTTTGTTTGCTTCATGGAAACATCTGGCTCTGGTTTCCACTGTGGTGCTGCTGGTCGTGCTTAGCTTGCAGACCTTTTGCGAGTTCTATCAGTGCAGCAAAATCTGGAACTTCCACCAGGAACCATCATGA